Below is a genomic region from Macadamia integrifolia cultivar HAES 741 unplaced genomic scaffold, SCU_Mint_v3 scaffold1676, whole genome shotgun sequence.
gtcataccacactttcatactgtttagCCCAAGTTTATAaagttatgagcactttgattTGTTTAGTTTCATGACACTTTAGATATGATAATCAATACAATTGGATGTTtataattctcattcggaccaaagaaaccaaaacaataataatttatacaGTCGAAATCTGAATTTCAATTCGTATTCAATCAAAGGGTATTCGAATTCAAATCTAAATAATTCAGAAAATAATTATCCGATCTAATTAGATAATCTTCCTTCTTATATGTAATCTTTTGAATCTATTGACCTGTTGTCGTGGTCTGACAGCCCTCGTGACGAGACGTTTGACCAGCCTCTTTTCGCTAGGTTTTAGAACGTCCACCTATCTTTCCGGGTTTCAAAAACTAGGAATCGGACCTGCGAATCGGCCAATTCAGACCGGAATCAACTGACACCGATCACAAATTGTACCTTTCCTAACCGCTACTGCCAAAATCGGTATCGGATAAGCCATTAACCAAATTACCGACAGAGAAAATTTCCTTCCTTTGACCAAGAGAGAGCACAGACAGAgtaccaaaccaaacccttgTTCCTTCCCCCAAGTATCGCACTAAGACGCAAGGCCCAAATTCCAAATTGAAtctcttatttttaatttgctTGGAAAACAGAAGCGATCATGAGAAAATGACTAACAAATTCTTTCGGCGGAACCACTTTAcagatcttctttttttttttggggggggggggggtgtttgtgGGGTGGGGTGTAAAACCATACAGatcaataacaattttttatCTGAAAACAAAAAGGATGTAAAGCTAAACAACCCTTTCAATGACACTATCCAATAAATAACTAATCTACTTCTTCTGCAACCAATGCAAACAACCTATTTGATTTCCTCTTCATCGTTTCATTTTCTCTTCCAAAACGATCCTCCCGTTGAAAAAATATGGGAAGACCTCAAGGCGTAGCAACCGATAGTTACAAGTGCTACCGATCACACCACAACACTGTAGAGCTTCATCAAAATAGTACCAAGATCACAACAGATCTAGCGGCAGTATCCGCTGTAGATCCGTCGCGGCATCATCATTCTTGCTCCGCAGATCCTTCTTGGTGAAAAATCGAGGTAAAGGAAGGGAACTTGGAGGAGGAGAAGTAAAGAAAGCTGACCCAGCGAAAACACAATCAACCGACTTGACATCTGCCAAACCGATCTGATTCGGTACCGTGTCCGGCTCCGGACCTAACCGATCAATTGAACACAAATCATAAACTTCATCGATCTTTGCCTCTTCCGCGACCACATCAGGTACTCGATCCACCTCCGACAGCTTCAACACCTCACCACGCTTCAATATCGTAACTTGCCCCATTATCAGGTTTTTGGCAGGCAATCTTGCGACGGACGTCTCGCAGCGACTTCGCCTGCTCTCTTTGCCTTTGGATCCCACCGAAGTTCGCTTTTTTTGGGCGGATCTAGTGgagctagggttagggttagggttaggctTAGGCTTAGGCTTAGGCTTTGGGTGaagattagggttagggtttcggCAAGGTTTGAAGGAAGGAGATGAGAGGGTTTCTGTTGAAAACCGATCCCTCAAACAATCTTGTGAGCGGAGAACCGAAGTAGCCATAGAAGATAACCGATCGTATCTCGGAACTTGGAACTCAAAACGACTTTTTTATCTGAGAGGAGGAGGGGTAGACGTTCACGAGATATCTTACTGACTTTATGAGAACCATAGACTAAGGGCCAGGCGGTAGTGGCGTTATAAAGGGCAGTAAAGCGGTTGAGgtatttcacaaaaaaaaaaaaaaacaaaggcgGTTGAGGTGCGCAGTGCAATATAAGTCGAAGTCCGGATAACTTATGACGCTGGGCCATAAGGCACCAATAGCCCTTATCATCAACGACCCTATGggttaccccaaaaaaaaaaatcaacgagcctattcattttttgttttttgggtaacaAACGACCCTATTCATTATTACCATAAAAACAAAACGCgcctatttttaatttttgttttggaCATTTCCTATCAAGGGCCCATGGGCCAAAACTGCTAGCTAGTTGGTAATGGCCATGGGTCCTTCATAGGAAATCCCCCCgcctcaaaaaaataaaaataaaaaattgaccatactaatttttataaatacatgtatttatgttttgtgactaatttttcttttgattattttatccttcttatTTTTAAATACCTTCTCCCAttcgatttttgtttttgttttatcaaattattttgttcatttctgtcttttaatttagtttttttatacttttttttttggatgaaattaCAGTATTTCTCCTGGAGAATCTGACAATAACACTACATCCCCATAGGAAAAAGTATTGCTACCGTCCCATATTTGTAACAAACAGTGTTAACTGACAACAACTTGAAACGTGAAAATACGAAAATGACCTTACCTTTGTCTTCCTTATAAGCCACATCTTACAAAACCGTTAGGGTGGATTAATAGAGTCAACCTCACTCGATCAACGACCAGTGTAATGGTTGTGGACTAACCAGAGACGGCAACCTCGTGCAGCGACTGTGGCCTAACCAACGACGATGACCTCGTGCAGCGACGGTGATTCTTTTACTTCTATTGGAGTTCTCTGAACACCATTCTCTTCCAAAAtctgtttttctctctttttttccttttcaaaggAGGGTCTGTTTCTGATATGAAGACCTTCAAATGTCTTCTCTATCTGAAGAACTCATGCTCCATTTTCTGATTTTACGGGTTTGATATGTAAGGTATTTTTCTCTAAGTTCACTAGGGTTTGAAAGTGGGATATTATCAGAGTAAAATCCAAGTTAAATCCACTCATTTTGATTTTACAAATCTtcgattttcttcccttttcacTGTCCAGGTGTGACATGTGAAGAATTTTCCAATTATTATGGTATATTGTCGAGGTAAAATTTTTGGTTTGAAGCTAAAAGAATTATTGTAAATAACAACCattctttttatcatttttgctTTGCAGATAGACAATATCAACCTCTAGTGTTAATGAGAGCAACCAAAGCTCATTAAAGTATTTGAACCGTGTTTGCAAATGTCGAAAAAGGGCATTAGTGAGAATTTCAGAGTCTTCCCGAAATAAGAACATGTTATACTATTGCTGCGAAGATTCGCCAAATGGATGTCGGTTCTTCTCCTGGTGTGACCCCATTGATGTACCAAATCGACAAAATCTGGTAGGAGATACTCCACAAACAATTGGAGATGAAAGAATGCAGGACAATCAACTAAAGGAAGAGATTCGAACattgaagaaaagaatgaagatgGTGGAGGAGTCTTTTAGGACACTAACTATTGTGATAATTGTTATGTCAATGTTCTTTCTTGTGATGAGTATTAAGAAATGATAAAGATTGTTAGCTAGTGGGAACATGTAATAGGGCTTATATGAGTTTCAATGAAATGACTTATTTTGGTGTTATTATGAGatgaagtcttttttttttttcaccaccATCTATTCCCTTGTGACGTACACACACAACCTAGATGAGAATTCAGTTTGAAACACTATATGAGAAGTTCACAATTTTTAAACATGCAAACAAGCAAACCTATATTAGAATTCACTCCAGTATCAATTCGGAAACAGATGAGTTCATAAATAACAATGCATACTGATATTACCAAAATATCACCAACATCCAAACAAGATTACATAGCCATGCATGCTGCATACTGATATCAAGAAGTTCACAATTCTTAAACATCCAAAGAAGCAAACCAAAAAAGTCAAGATTGACCATATCCTTCGAAAATCAGGATTACATAACCATGTATACTGTATACTGGTATTACAACTGCTAATATTTTCAAACATCAAAATATGAGTCTATTATCTCATCCAAAATATGGGTCAACTCTGTCATTGCCACCAGCTCCTGAACCACCAGCTCCTGAACCATGAAAACCAACTCCAACTCCTGAACCACCAACTCCAGATCTTGAACCACCAGCTCCTGAACCACCAGCTTCAGCACCACCAACTCTAGCACCACCAGCTCTAGCTCCAGCACCATTCTTTCTTGCTACCCTCCTTGCCCTCTCAGCagccattttttctcttttctttgccgGGCTGTATCATTGGTGGCCGTAGAAGATGTCTGAGACCTTGTGAATCTTTGAGAAGTATTGatttcttccacttcctctATATTTGTTTGCTTCCTCTGcacaagaaaatatgaataTTGTATATACTAGAACATGCTATATGATGATTATGGGTGGAAGTGCTTTGTAGTATAATACCTTATTTTTAGGAACTGGTTGGTCAGAATCTCTTTGACAAGTTCTTTTGTTATGTCATTCCAATTTACATATGTCACACCTAATTGTAGAAGATTTCTTCCTGAATTCTAGTGGAGCTGCTTCACCAAGTTCcctcttcctattttttttgggtctacCTGGAAGCATCTTCAGCGGAGGAGGTTGTACCACACCTTGTCCAATATCAGTTTTCAATAGGTCAAGATCTAGCATAAGATGAATTATCTCCCTGTGGGCAAGCCTGTATAGACTATACTATAGAATGTCACAGTAATCTTCAAGATTTCCCCAATTACATGAGATGGTTGCTGCCACATGCTTACAAGGTATCTCTGTTGCATCCTATACTTGAAAACTATAGGTCCCAGCTCTCAAACAAACAACAAACCTTGACCTACCTTCTATTACTTCAAACTCATCCTGACTAGCTGCCAGAGTAGTACAGAATCTTGAATCTTCCTTAACTATTCTCAACTTCTTCATTATATTTGGAGTTACTTTACCCACAAAGCTGAAAGAATTCTCATACCTTTTCTGCATTCTTTTCATCAATTTAAATCTGAGGTGGTCAATCAAAGTCAAGATTGGCTTTGTTCTCAAACATCCTATCCATTGGTTGAAACACTCTATCATGTTATTGGTGATATGATCACTCTTGGACTTGAAATCAAATGCGTGTCTTGACCATGTAGATGGATTAACCTTGGACAACCAGTCAAATGCACCAGTGTTGGTATCCTTTATCTGTTTCATTGCTTTATGGAAAATACATTCATTAGGAGCCCTAGATGCAGTCCAAAAAAGAGACTTCAACAGTAGTCCAGGATATGTTCCCTTTGAAATTGCAGTAGAGATGCTTGCTGCAATTCCTATGACGTGCTCCTAGAAAGATATCAACAATTGCATCTGCAAGTCCCTACACAAGTCAATGCAAACATTTGATAAATTAAGCATATGTTATTTGTTAATTGAATTTATACAAAAATTTTGCTACTTAAAGTTCTAAGAATCATACCTTTCGCTTGTCTGGCATGAATGTCAGACCATTCTCATTCCCATCCAATTGCAAGGCAATATACAAATTGTAAAGAAACCACAACCAACATTCCTTGTTCTCTATTTCCACCACACCAAATGCAATCAGAAACAGTCCATTGTTCCCATCAACTAAAACTGCAACCAACAATACTCCACCATATCTGCCTTTCAAATGATAGCCATCTATACCTAAGAAGGGTCTGCAACCAATCAGAAATCCTCCCTTACATACTTCAATGCAAACAAATGCCCTTTTAAAAACATGGTTTCTTCTCAAGTCATATCTATCATAATATTGTATCTTGAACACAGTGCCCGGGTTCCTCTCTCTCAATACCTCACCATACCTGTGCAATCTTGTATATGACTTCAGATGGCTACCTTTATGTTCTACCTTAGCTCTCAATCCCGCCCTATAGCATTGCATTCTGTTTACTTTAATATCATAAGTCTCTCATAAATTTGTCACCATGATTTTAGTATTCATCTCAAGCTCTATCCTTATCCTGTCAGCAAGTGTCTTTGCAATCCAAGTTGAAGTTACATTTGGATTTTTAGTAACTTTCACACATGAATGCCCAGGAGTTAATGACTTGATCATATATGTATCCTTTTCCTCAATAGGTGAGGCATGAATCCTCCATTTGCATCGATCACCTGCACAAATAACTGTCACTCTGGCCTTCTCATCTTTTGGCCTCAAAACTTTAAAACCCTCTTGTATAATATAATCCTGTAGGACACTCCTAAAATGGTCCACATCATGAAACATTTGTCCTGCTTTCAAGTGTACTCTCCCAGCTTCATTCATGTGATACTGTCTGCAATCTGGTGGAGGACAGTCATCTGAGTTGTAATATGACATATTTCCACCATCCTCTGTGCCATCTACATCATAGCCTTCTCTTAAATCATCCTGTGCATAATCCTCATCAAGTGATGTATCATCCTCATCACTTTCACAAATTTCTTTTTCATAATCTTCTTCACATTCAAAATCACtatcctcctcatcatcatcattcaaTTCAAAATCAGTTTCCATAGTGTCATTGTTAGAAATGGATGCAATGTTACTAGCAACCCCAATGGGCTGTGAATTTAGTTCCAATAGTATGAAGAGACCTACTATTAGCTCTTCTAATTGCAGTAGTGGTTCCACTAGTACCAAATGGCACAATCAAATCCCTGGATGGAGTACCACTCAACATAACAGGTTCCTTTTCATGCCTAGAAGTCCCAGTATTCACAGCATTAATGGTGTATTCATCAGTGCCAACAACATTAATCCTACTATGTTGGAATTCCATACTAGTTTGCATATCCTTGGTAACTACAGTACTCAAGGTAACCATTAATGGTGTAGTCCTTGGTTGGGTACTTATCCATAGATAGGTTACACACATGCAAATCAATGCAATTCAGTTTTTCATTCAAAGGAAACAACTTCAAAACATATTGTCATCATGCACTTCAAACTCAGTTTTTCCATCTTGTAATAAACATTTGACATTGAATCTCACTTTGTGTCCTACAAGGGCAGCATGCACAATAACTGTATTGTAAATATCATTTACCATTTCCACTAATTTATTTGGGTCCACTAATCTCTCAACAGTCATCCCATCATAATTATAAAAACACTAAAACTCTCATATCCATATTTGAAGGCACCACTGCATAAATAGAGTAAAGAACAATTATCCCATTACAATTTTGTATTTAACATACAAATCAGGAAGAACATGTTCATTCATAAAATAGAGAATGAAATCCCAGAATTTGTTTCAAAATGGAATGAAAAGAACATGTCCATTCATATTGTGCTTCAAAATGGAATCCAAGAAATTACCTGCTTCTTTAGAACTTCTCAAATCAGGTTGGTTCTTCCTTCACCTATAGTTGAAGTAAAACAAATTTAGGGTTAATCAATGGCGTTGGTTGAACACAACAGTTAATAGCAAAGAGAGATGAGGTGAAAGACTTACAGAAATAACAATGGGGAAGGGAATGACAATGAATCAATGGCGCTGGTTGAACACAACAACCTTCCTTTTAGGGTTCTTCGACTGAGAGAAATTGCACCGCATAAACACTAGAAGAGAATCACCTTGGACTTACGGTTCTTTTACTGAGAGAAATCGCTCCAACTCTGTAACACTAGAAGAGAATCACCTTCAACTTAGAGTTCTTCAACTGAGAGGAATCGCGAGCACCAAATCGATAAGAGTTCTTCTCGCAGGCACCAAATCGATTAAGAGTTTGACGACGTAGGCACCAAATAGATTCCGTAACACTAACAGAATCGCATGAGACTCCTACGATTTAGGGTTCTTCAGATTAGGGGAGAACTCTGGTCGATGTGGGCTCTTCATTGGTTTTTCATTCCTTCGATTTAGGGGAGAAAAATTATGAGGGTAGTTTGGTAACTTAAGTACTAGTAAGGGTACTTAATTCATTTTGAAAATACAAATTGAGGAAGTTATAACTTAACAGCTAAACGCTAACGGAATGGATTACTTAGCAATACTTTCTTCATGTAGGGGTGCAATGTTCTTGTTAGATTCTTCAGGGGAGGTCACTataatttcctctctttttttatttatctatttttacTCTCTCATAAcctttttcttcccttattCCCCACTCCTTCGATTCCCTATCTTCATTCTCCCTCTATTGTTTGTGAGAGAAACGGTAGCctcatctctcctctctccttcgaCTCTCCAATGCAAAGTCGCTAGTAGAAAGTGCTTGAGGTTTCTCAACCCACCCCCTTCCctacgatctctctctctctctctctctctctctctctctctctctctctctctctctctctctctctcatctataATCTATTTGGTAATGTGCAATTGTTATCAAATTTTGATGTTGtctagggtttttttatttgagattgATTTGAAGTTCAAAATACTTTCTCAACTGAAACAGAGGCTTGCTATCGCTTATGGCGGCTTTCCAAGATAGGCTTTACAGATGGTGGAAACTTGCAATCAAAATCTCCATCTCCTTCTTTGAGAAACTCTACCTAACCTCAATATTCTTCTCCCTTCCAGAGAAAAAGAACCCCAagttttctccctcttttctcatAATGCTTtttgttaattaatatgggtcggACTGGGTTTCGACCTGgttcccactaggattgggaaccctatctagccaattctctataaataagaggatCTTGGCCAAAAAGCCAATTAAGGTTTTGACataatctctttctccctattctcttctgtctctcctagttgagagtgtgtgtctccaaggatctccattgcaatccttggatttggagggtggaatattGTCTGGCTAGATCACTGCAACATTTCATTAGTCGTTGTTCGTGTGGATTGACGCATGGTGCAACCCGATCCATTCCGCTATGAGGAAAGCTATAGTGAGGTAATCCCAGACACCCGTTTACTTTCCATTTAACACTTTTGATTGGTTAAATGGAgttaaatataatttaaattgAGCATGGTTATTGATGGGAAATAGTAAAACGTGTTGCTAACTTGCTATTTAAAACATTTTTGTGGCATCTATGGAGCTCAAAGTGTTAGTATACTTTTTCATATCCTTCCTTTTCTGTTTTAGTTTCTGTTTTGTAAGTTATATAGCAGTATTTTGTCTTGATCAAGAAGCATTGAACCGAAGCCTATTTCAGGAATGTGCCTATGATGGATACTACCATTGGTGGATTATagttctttccatttattatcTCATATTTATCTTTTTCAGTGTAGATGACAATCCATACGTATTATCAATTTTTATCCAGTTTTGGATCTTGGATTAACTCAATGTTTCAAAACAAAcggtcatcatcatcatcacacacacaaacacataagtttgatctttgattcaAATTTGAAACATATAAGAGAAGCAATGGAAGCGGAAGGTATTTTGGAAGGACTGAAGATAGCAACTACAGGAGGATAGAATATACATGAAGTTTGAATCTCAAATAGGGAATTACTTCATCTTATTCCACAATCTACTAAGGGAGAATGACTTCTTCTGCATTTTGTAACCTTCCACATGATCAAAGAATTGTCAAGGTCTGTATAATGTTCCTTCATAAAGAAGTGGGAAGCCACTCAGCTATGGACTTGGTATTGAATTAGCTTGTAAATCTGCCAATAGAAATAGTGGGTATGGACAATATCAAGACAATGTAAATATTTTAGATAATTAGTGCTagtttttcttattaaaaaaaatgtttcaaataTGGGAAACCCAAAATCAATCTTGAATTAATTGAAAACAATAACACCGTAAGTAAATCAAGACCTTCACTCATATCCATAGAGTTTGTAGTATATTTCACAATTGAAGATAcctaaaaaaagagcaacctagtgcacaaggctcctactactgcaaggtctgggatgGGAAAATGTACGCAGTcgtaccccctgcttcgcaagagaggttgtttccaagttttgaacatatgaccaacatgttgcaatagttcTATAGTTGAAGATACCTATTTGTCATAAAAATCATGTACATGAGTCTTGTTATGGTCCATCATTGATGTTCTACCatagaacttcaaagaaaacaataaatagagaggaggggagagaaaaggaTTTATCTTAGAAGGAAGCACTTCTATACAATCAAATCAACAGATGAATTAATCAATGTTAGTCTATGGTAGATAGTATCTGTGGTTATATATATCTTTCTAGGCAGAGTATGTAGTAACAGGTAATTACAAGATTTCtcatatgaaaattataaatcaaataaatttCTCATCTGCTTCTATATATCTTTCATGGCAGAGTATGTAGTAGTAGGTGATTACAAGAatttaacccaagggggtagtgcagttggtgagcaaagaacttggtatgagccgtAAATTCAGACGTCCTAATTTCGAATCCCACTAGGCACCCCTTGGGctactcacacgggggtgtttagtatttttcactgctttcaatgaaagttgaatagttttcattcaacctcggtatgatTCGGTCCCATActattgtggggtcaatatgggccgatgggactagtcaggtcgaaggcttggatacctgtCATtcgcagcaaaaaaaaaaggtgattacaataattctaatataaaatataaatcaaataaaatttctcTTAAGTCGAGAAGCAAAAACAACAAAGGTCCAATGAAACATGTTTCAGATGATGAGATCGATATATAATTACATCTGGGAAAGAATTCCAACCTGATTTCAAAATGACATATTCAGAAGAGGTCAATATCTTAAAGCCTAATCTTAGTCCACTGTTTAAAGCCATGGTTTAAGGGAAACAAAGGTTATTCTTGAATtccttttaataaaaaaaaagaagaacataaataaaaaagcatATTCAGCAAACAGTTGTTGGGATTTCAAATTTACCTCATGATCAAACCCATAACAATATTAATGAAGTCTTACCTAAGTTGAGAGAGACAATTGGCAAAGATCGACCTCCTCTTTTCATAATTGATTAGGTCATACTTTATAAACATCTATTACCATTTTAATTAAGCATTTCGATTATAGATTGATAATAAAAGAGATTacataatgtgattttctcacatttCTAGGTTACAAGGTCATACGCATAAAATATGCTATATGGGAGGATTCAATACAATCTAGACACCGGTTTACCCATGGATCGACTCACATCTAATCAAGGGCAAGATGACAAGATTGagcatcaaagaataattggaAAAGGGAGGACTTGAGCAAGTTTGAGAAGAGAAGTATAGAGGTATGATGGTAATTTTAAAAGATGAGGAGTTCTCCTGAACATATTGGATATTGGGCTCATTACGttcataatttaaaatgatGCAATCCCTTTTTTCGTCAgaaacttcattttgagatgtgGTGTGGAGACAATGGCTTTTAGTAGGTTCAAGCTGACTCTTCCAAGTATGGAGTTGTATGTGAAAGTTATGTTGACTAAGAAGAAGTTAATCATAATCGTTGTTTGGTGGTCCCTTATTTCGGCCCTTACTAGCAACTCGATTGATCCTTTGACTTTTACTGAGGCTCCAGAAAACCCCTGTAGCAGGTGCTTAACTttcttcaacattttttttaccTATGCCCATCTTTTTAGGCTTTGAGGAATAAGATATTAGCTGAACTTCCTTTATCCAATATGATCCTTTTTACCTCACAATCAGCTATTGTCATAGTTATTACCAAGGTGTCATCATGGGGCGTCTGTATGCTTTCTAGGTCATCATCCCAAAAGAAGATTACTGAcctcattttcattttcttatttgacCATTCGGTCACATGTACACTTATGGCATAGGCTTTGGCCTTTCAGCTGAGACAGAACTCTCTCCTGCTGCCAGTCCTCCGCCAATGGTGGCTATAACTCAGGTTGGAGTGCCATGGTCatttggggatgtggttcagcCCTCTTGGGTGTTCGACTTCTTCCTCCCTCTTGGTCATCCCTGCAACCTGATACTCTCCTTTCATGACAACCTCTTCCCCCTCCTTGATGATCGTTCCTACTGTCTCTTCGATCATCTCTTATATTGGCTAGTCCTCCTTCTCCTGGTCTACAAATTGGCCCAGGTATCCTCTCTGGATCATACTTTCTATCTCGCCCTTCAAGTGCCAGCAGCCTTTTGTGTCATGACCATGATCTctatggaagtggcaatatttgttTATGTTACGCCTTTTGGGGTGTCGTTCCATTTTTCCTGGCCATGTGAGGACTTAAGCATCTGAAGAATCTTTTATTTGGATCAATACTTCAGTCCCTTTTCGGTTGAGAGGGGTGTATCTTTCAAACTTCTTTGGTGGATTGGGCAAGCGGACACGTTTTTAACTACCTCTTCCCTTCGGAAgcattattttcttctcttgaagcCAGCTTCTTTCCCATCTTTACCTCAGCCTCTTTGTCGGACTCGAGTGTCTCTTCGATGTTGATGTAGTTCTCGCATCGGGCTTTCAGCTTGGACAGGGTCCTTGGTGCACGCTTTTCCAGGGAACTTTTCAACTCTCTATGAATTCCTCCTTCGCGTCCAACCTCTAATTTCGAGCTTTTCCTTGTGAAAGCGTTTTATGTAATCCCGCAGGGATTCCCTTGGGCATTGCTTGACATTCAGCAAATTGACCGTGGTCTTTTGAAGGGGTTGGTTGCTCAAGAAACCTTATATGAAGGCGTAGCTTAACTCGTTGAAGCTATGGATCAAATTAGGAGGCAGGCGGTTATACCACGATCTCGCAACCGCTCTAAACGTCAAAGGGAGTGCATGATACATGATGTTCTTTGAGAGTCGATAGAACTGCATCACAACCTTGAATCCTTTCAGATTCCGTTCCATCATAAGTGCCGTACTTGTGCATACAGAACCCAGTCGGGAGCAGATCCCTCATGAATTAGCCAGCTAAAGCCATATCATTAGTGAGGTCTAGCTTGTGTGTTCCCGCTTGGTTATCCGCAACTTTTCGGATTCTGTCTTTGAGGTCAAGAATCATTTGCTTCAGCCCGTGGTAGCTTTCCCCCTGGCTACGTGGTTCTTTTTGTCTTGCGCCCGGGGTGTGTTGAACCTTTTCCTTGTGTGTTGGTTTCTCGTTCGCTTCTCAGCTTACGAGGATTCTGCTTGGACTTGACCGACCCTGAGCTGCTATGGTCTTCGTCTCGGGCCTGCTTCGACTGGATGCTAAGGTCTCTTGCCGTCCTGTTGCTCATCTAGGTCACAGCTTTTGAGACCTCCCGCATCATGTCTGCTAATCGGTTATACTTCATTTAAAGCGCATCGAGCTGAGCCCTTGTGATAGGTGCTTGTTCTCTGGCCGGAATAGGCAGTGGCTTGGGCCCTAATTGGACATCCCTGAAACCAGAGCAAGAACCACTTTCTAGTTGGATTCTTCTTATTATAGCTCCTCGGCTTCAGTTGAAGCTCCTGGCCTATTGGTTGCTAATAGGGTCCTTATTGGTCATGGCTTCTGTCAGGGATATAGAATGTCAAATTATGCCTCCTTCGGGCGTGACAAAGACAAGCCCTGGTGATCCgcttcaaaggaagaagaattccCCCTCTCCTCTATGGATCGCTTTCTTCTTTACACCTGTACTAATTAAAATTCCCTTGTGCGCTGTCGAATCAAAGAAACAATAGCGTAGTATAAATCGTCTCATGATTGGTTTGA
It encodes:
- the LOC122064517 gene encoding uncharacterized protein LOC122064517, translated to MATSVLRSQDCLRDRFSTETLSSPSFKPCRNPNPNLHPKPKPKPKPNPNPNPSSTRSAQKKRTSVGSKGKESRRSRCETSVARLPAKNLIMGQVTILKRGEVLKLSEVDRVPDVVAEEAKIDEVYDLCSIDRLGPEPDTVPNQIGLADVKSVDCVFAGSAFFTSPPPSSLPLPRFFTKKDLRSKNDDAATDLQRILPLDLL